The window CACCGGCATTACCGGCCCCGCGCACTTGCGCGGTGATGCGCTCAGGGGCAATGCCTTGCTCCACCCATGCCACCAAAGGCGTGAGGGCGTCAAACTGGTCTGTCGCTGGGCCTGCGCTGCAATGGTTCATGCCGGGGATGGGGAAGTGGCGCACAAAATTGGCGCTGTTGGGCACCTCTTTGGCCACACGATCCACCCAGGCACGGGTGTCGGTTTCAGAAAAAACCGGGTCACTCACACCGTGGTAAAGCAAGACCTTGGCGCCGCGCTGTTGAACCTGTTTCATGTTGGCGGGTTTTGCATGATTCAAGGGCGTGATGGTTTCATCTGCGCTTTCACTGAACCCAGGAGGTTTGGCAAAAATACCGGCATACAAGTTGTCGTAATTCGAATCAAAAGCCTTGACTTCCCGTTTGGGGCTGGTGAACACATGGCTCAAAGCACCTGGGTCTAGGGCTTGTGAGAACACAAATTTCCAAGTGGCCCAGTTGGCGCCAGACACACCCGGGTCATACGGAAATGGGCTGTAGAAAGGGTTGCCATTCGTGGTTTGCCCCCCTTTGAAGACTTGAGCGATGACATTTTTTTGCATCACACTCAAGCACTTGCCATCACGCCCCGCCGTGCAATTGGGGATGTCCTTTTGCACGTCAAACGTTTTTTGGCAAGCCGCCACGTCCTGAACCATGCCGTCGGCGGCGCCATCGATGGCATCGCATTTGGCCAAAACGGCACGGGCCAAGACCTGTCGGTCTTCGGCGTTAAAGCCAGCGCCGATGTCGGGGAACTTTAAATTGGGATTGAACGGGTGGTTCACCGTCGGGCCTGCGGGCGCCAAGCTGTTCCACAAGGAAGAGCCCCAAAGTTGGGCCAAGGCGGCGTTGGGCAAACGGTAGCCCGGTGCACCTGCCAAGTAGCCGTCAAACTGTTCTGCATAGCGCGAAGCGGCCACCAAAGTGTGTCGGCCGCCGTTGGAGCAACCCGCAATGTAGGAACGATCCGGTAATTTGCCGTAGGCCGTTTTGATCAATTCCTTGGCCATGGGGGTGAGTTTGCCCACGGCGGTGTAGCCATAGTCTTGGCGTGCCTGCGGTTCAGAGCCAAAGTAAGGGTTTTGTCTGGGGTTGTGTCCGGCGTCTGAGCTGATGACGGCGAATCCTTGCGCGAGTGCGCCAGTCAAAGGCCCTCCACCCAACGCGCCCAGCGCGGGCTGAACGACACCATCCAAGCCGCCATTGGCCTGGTAGAAAAAGCGACCGTTCCATTCTTGGGGCAAGCGCATTTCAAAGCCAATCGCATAAGGCTGCCCATCGGCACCTTGACGCTCATGCATTTTGCCCTTGATCAAGCAGTGCTTGCCTGTTTTGTAGGCCGTGACTGCCGTGGGTTGTGGACCGGTGCGCACCGCCCCAGCCTGAACCAACTCGGCCGACTCCATGCGTGTCGCTGAATATTTGAACTGGTCACGCAGTTCATCGCACTGCAACAAAGAGCCGCTTCGTGCGGGTGCCAAGCTGGCCGGTGCTTGGGTCGTCAAACCGTCGGCACAGCCTGTCAGCCACAATAAACTTGCCAAAGCCATCAGTCGGATCATCATGTGCGCCCCTTGTACATGGTGTGATGACAGTGCGTCGTAGGGCACTGCCTGAGGAATCGAAAAATCAGAAGACCAGTTTGGACCTCTGGCAGGCAGTGATGGAGGTCACAGAGACCACCTCGATGGCCACGGTTTTGCGCTTAGCGCATGGGCCATCGAGGGTGTTTCATTCAGCGTTGGCTGTGAGATCAAGAGTCCACGCTGAAGCCGATGCGCTTGATCAGTGGACCCCAGCGTTCGAGTTCGACTTGCGAGCTCTTGAGCTGTTCAGCGGCAGAGCCTCCAAACGGAATCAGACCCACCACGCTCAGAGCGTCCTGCACACCCTTGTCTTTCAGCGCTGCGTTGACAGCGGTGTTGGCCGCTTGCACCACGTTGGCCGGGGTTTTGGCGGGGGCGTAAAAGCCGAACCACTCTTCCACGGTCAGTTCCGGGAAACCTTGCTCGGCAAAGGTGGCTACCTCAGGCACAAAGGGCGAGCGGGTTTTGCCCGAGGTCGCCAAAATGCGCATCTTGCCGGCTTTGTGGTTGGCAATGAAGTCACCATGCGGGGTGAACATGCAAGCGATCTGGCCGCCGACCACGTCGGTCACACCGGGCACCGAACCACGGTAAGGCACATGCTTGAACTCAAAGCTCTGGTTCAGGCCGAGCAAGGCCCCAATGAAGTGGGGTGTGGAGCCTGCCGCAGGCGAGCCGTAGCTGGCTTGCGCCGGATTGGCTTTGGCCCAGGCGATGAAGTCCTTCACGTTCTTCACACTGGCCGGCACCATAGGGCCCACGGCAAAACCGTGGTGGATCATGGAGGCGGTGCCCACGGGTGTGAAATCATCAAACGGCTTGTACTGCAGGTTTTTGTAGATGTGGGGGTAAAGCGAGATGGCCGAGAACGGGGTCATGGCCAGCACCGAGCCGTCGGCGGGCGCGCTTTTCAGCAGGTTCAGGGCAATTTGACCGCCTGCACCCGGCTTGCTGTCGATGATGCCGGCGTTCTTGCTGTAAGGCGTGCCGCCAAATTTCTCGGCCACACGGCGGGCGCAGATGTCACCCGAGCTGCCGGGTGGGAAGCCGTAGAGCACTTTGACTTGCTCAATGGGCAAGCCACTTTGCGCCCAGGCTTGCTGGAATGCGGTGCTGCCCAAAATGGCGGCACCGAGGGTGGATTGGATGAATTCGCGAC is drawn from Limnohabitans sp. 63ED37-2 and contains these coding sequences:
- a CDS encoding tannase/feruloyl esterase family alpha/beta hydrolase is translated as MMIRLMALASLLWLTGCADGLTTQAPASLAPARSGSLLQCDELRDQFKYSATRMESAELVQAGAVRTGPQPTAVTAYKTGKHCLIKGKMHERQGADGQPYAIGFEMRLPQEWNGRFFYQANGGLDGVVQPALGALGGGPLTGALAQGFAVISSDAGHNPRQNPYFGSEPQARQDYGYTAVGKLTPMAKELIKTAYGKLPDRSYIAGCSNGGRHTLVAASRYAEQFDGYLAGAPGYRLPNAALAQLWGSSLWNSLAPAGPTVNHPFNPNLKFPDIGAGFNAEDRQVLARAVLAKCDAIDGAADGMVQDVAACQKTFDVQKDIPNCTAGRDGKCLSVMQKNVIAQVFKGGQTTNGNPFYSPFPYDPGVSGANWATWKFVFSQALDPGALSHVFTSPKREVKAFDSNYDNLYAGIFAKPPGFSESADETITPLNHAKPANMKQVQQRGAKVLLYHGVSDPVFSETDTRAWVDRVAKEVPNSANFVRHFPIPGMNHCSAGPATDQFDALTPLVAWVEQGIAPERITAQVRGAGNAGGVNAELPANWSAQRTRPLCAYPTVAKYKGQGSLETADSFTCQ
- a CDS encoding Bug family tripartite tricarboxylate transporter substrate binding protein; this encodes MSNRREFIQSTLGAAILGSTAFQQAWAQSGLPIEQVKVLYGFPPGSSGDICARRVAEKFGGTPYSKNAGIIDSKPGAGGQIALNLLKSAPADGSVLAMTPFSAISLYPHIYKNLQYKPFDDFTPVGTASMIHHGFAVGPMVPASVKNVKDFIAWAKANPAQASYGSPAAGSTPHFIGALLGLNQSFEFKHVPYRGSVPGVTDVVGGQIACMFTPHGDFIANHKAGKMRILATSGKTRSPFVPEVATFAEQGFPELTVEEWFGFYAPAKTPANVVQAANTAVNAALKDKGVQDALSVVGLIPFGGSAAEQLKSSQVELERWGPLIKRIGFSVDS